AGTAGTTCCAGCAGCCAGAACATCAGTTTCCATCTCCACTTCAATTTCAATCATTGAGGAAATCTAACCAAATAACACTATCATCACccatttattgattttaatataaaaaaagcaACCAGgagattttttaaattttttgtttttgtatttctAGGAGAGAACGTTATCTCTTCACACTTTTAAAGAAAACATACCCTAGCATAGCTAGCAATCAGTTCAATTCGTCCCTGGAGGGAGTTTTGCAGGCTCTCTCGGACCCTTTTGACTTTACTTATCCGAGCCCTAGATATAAATGAATTGATAATGGTAACTTCAGACAAAACCAAAATAAGAGGAGCCAAACAATTAACGAAACTAGAGGACACCAACATCATCGTCTGTGAaagatattattttatcagttaTACTACAAACAAAGATGTATGATGTTATAGCAATTCACCGATAAGAAGGTTCTCCAACAGCTGAAATTTTATTCTCAAGTTGGCACATCCGGGCTAACATCCAaaccttcaaaaaaaaaaaaattaatcaaattgtaTAACTCAAACAACAGGTATGTTTCAACAGAAGGtgatgaaataatttttttttttttttgcaaaaaagtTGAGgaaataaactattattttcatACAATCTTAGTATCTCACTCTCACATCATGGAAATAAGATATAAAACCAATAAATTTTGCTCAAATAATTTCCAGAGGATAATAGTGACATTCCAAAGTTTTTCTGTCAGCAACTAACAATTAGGTTAATATATACAATTCAAATATTTGGTAATAACTATGACCATATTCAGCATTAATTTCAATCAGTCTAATTTTAATCTAGAGCACTGATAGCAGCAATATGCATGAGATTTCATACAAATTAGAACCCAATGTGAAAATGTAGAGTGGTAAAGGGTGCATTATGTATGCATATTATCAATTATTAGCATAGGTTAGATGCCATAACGAGCCATATTAAAAGCTTTTTGATCTCTGTCTTCAACAATGCAACGTTGTATTCAAAGGAACTCAACCACAGAGGGATTTTATTGGCAAGGATGCACGTTAGAGATGAAGTTCTCCACAAGAATATTATACTCTTGTAACCACTCCCTTTCCcgaaaataagtaaataaaaagGTCAACATCACCATGCCAATTACAAATCATGCAAAATGCACACCTCTTTTTCAGCTGCTTCTTTTAGGTCATTGATGCGCGACTGAAGCATGTCATATTGAGATAAAAGACGTTGTTTGATAGCAGTTACTTCCACTGATCTTTGCGGAAGCTGTaatcataaataaatgaatatgaACTTAGTATGTCTTTTATGGGAACATACACAATTGCAACCTGTGTGAACAGTGAATAAAGGGGCCAGCAGGTCAGAATTGGAGAAGTAAATCAAGTTgcatgaagaaaaaataaattggaacCCCTTAATGGGAAGGAAAAGAACTGATGAATACCTGATTAAACTTGGGCAAAACAAAGGAATTCAATGCAGAGCCAACAGCAAGAGATGAAACTGCAGCAACTGATAGGAATTGAGGCAGGCTGGGGTCAATAAGTCCAGAGGCAGCATCACCGGTGGCAAACAAAGCAATAAGTGGAAAGAGAATGGAAGGTTTTAGTAATGATGAATTTTCATCTTTTCTAGGGGCTCTTACAAGACGTGATTCCCGTCCATCTTTGTGGTTTGTTATGCACATAGCCTCACCAGGATATAAATCCGGGGATCTTGAACTTACTTTAAAGGGCCCCAACTTTCTATATACATTTGATGGAGCTGCCACAGCAACAGTTACCCTTTCGCCTTCTTGTGCTGGTAGATCAACTGTCTCAGTTGCAAATCTGTGAGTTCGAGCCATACCAGAAGGGGTCTGCACCTAAATGGCAggagaagaaaggaaaagagGTAATGAAAGTGAGACATTATAAAGATATCAGCAATTGGCACAGGTTATTtcagaaaacaaattaatataagcaaaaactaaTATGAAGCAATACTTAGTGCAGTGTATATACCACAATAGAGTGAACAGCAGAAGGAATGCCTTGCTTCATCAGTTTCAGGAATCTTAACCCCTTTTCCCATGCTGCAACGTCCATGCTGCGTTCGGCAGGAGGAGATCCTTAGAAAAAGTGAATACTCCATGATCAACACCATAGACATACATATAGCTAAATTAACAAAATGACAAACATGGTTACACTGAAAAGGGGGGGAAAGACGGCAAATACTCGAACAAATTAGGTGTAATGCATCCCATGGCAACTAAAGGATTCATAGAATAGGTCAAATCAAAATTGGGTTAATACTTACCTtatcattttgattttatttttttgaacgaAATCATAGAAAACCATACTAGCCATGCCAATCAAACATAtagtttgggttttttttttatcaagtgcCAAGACGAGAGAAAGTCATAGAGTAAATGATATGACTAACCAACCTGATTTCTTCTGATTGAATGCTGACTATGTCTCCTGAAACAAGTTCGTATTGGTAGCGGCACTTTGCACAAGATACTATCTGCTCAGAAATGTTTATGTCCTCATTTATCACGACAAAGGACCATGACAGATAATATTTCAcaatttatgaaaacaatttattgcTCATGATGTACAAAGAGAGTATTAATCTTCATTGGCAAAATTTAATCAAGGAATCTGTCTTTGAGACCAGAAGTATCAACAATACTCATGCAGTccagtataaaaaaaaaaatcaccaagGAAATTGAAGAGAATTGAAAGAGAGTAAGTTGGGAATAAATCCCGGTGAGGGGGAGTGGGAATTATCCATGTTGTACTAAACATTATCATTCCATTAGCTTGGCAACGTCATAGTAGTTGAATGACCCGTTTTATGTCGGCACAACGGGAGGGGGAGTGATACACAATTTACTTTTGTACTGAATGGAAATTAAAGGACAAGCTCGCCATCCTCAACTTGTCCCAAGGATTCAGAGATAATAATATACTCATAGCAGAATTAAAAGTTTTCGCTTGAAATTGAACTCAGTAAATCACATAGGaaaattgtaaccaaaaaaactaaataggaaaatcaaactaaaataataatgttgtGTATAGGCAAGAGAGTAATAAATACCTGAATACCTTGCTGTGGCTGTGCAACTGCAACAGCTATCTGACAACTAGGACACCTCACTATCTTCCCAAAGGGAACCTGGAACAATTCCCATAAGTCAAAAACTGTTACTACAAAGCAAGTCCAATTTTTGAAACACCAGTGCCTTGAAATGAAGAACTCAAGAGAAACTAGGAAACATGAAAAACTATTTAACTGTACCTCCTCAGAAGGAGAGACACCCACTTCACAGATATATTTAACCACACTAAGAGCATCTGAAACCCTCAAAGATGCAGCCAACCCCTGAATCAACATTGTATAAACGCGTGCATTTGGCCTTGACCACTTCCATCTCTCGACTAAAGGGCCAGTCTCACCAACTGATCAGTGTACACAAACACACAGttcatcatcaaaatcaaattgtAATGACCAAACACACAGttcatcatcaaaatcaaattctaATGACCAAAAGCCTCTTTGGATCAACTTATTTTAGCTTATCTAATAACATAAACACTTGTAATATCGTTTAGGAGAGTGGAAATAGCTTATGACATCTTCATAAACTGTCTTCAGCTTATCTTTATATACTCtccaaaataaattgaaaacaacttatagcttagattgaaaacaatttaacttgTTATAGGAATAGATTATATATTAGTACATAATATACAATCGTGTGTTATTTTAACATCAAAATACTGATGTTAAATAAGTACTATCATAAGAGCTTAtctataagcacttaattaagctatttatccaaacaggccTAAGACAACAGTAGTGAAATAAATAAGCACTAGTTATATTGAGAAAAGATAACCTTGATGAAAAGTGGAGCGCATGGCATAGAAAATGGACAAAGCAAGTTGGTGATTATTCCGATCAAGCGCGTTGGAAATAATAGAGCAACAATCAGCGGTAGAAACTATACCACCGTTAGTGGAAGAGTTATCAGCAATTAACTGCAATGCCTCGTCAGCGTCTTTAGCGGTTGCAGCAATTCGGAGAAGAAACTGTTGATCCAATAAGTTGGAATTAGAAGTTTCATTTTGGCTTTCGCTAACGGAAGCTTTGAGATTGAGAAATTTGAATGGTTTAGGAAACGATGAAGTTGTGAAAATGAGAAGAGGATAAGAAGCGTTGGTGTTGCGGTTGGAA
This portion of the Trifolium pratense cultivar HEN17-A07 linkage group LG3, ARS_RC_1.1, whole genome shotgun sequence genome encodes:
- the LOC123915636 gene encoding uncharacterized protein LOC123915636 codes for the protein MILNVSPPSFSRTLPHPSIKLSETCSNRNTNASYPLLIFTTSSFPKPFKFLNLKASVSESQNETSNSNLLDQQFLLRIAATAKDADEALQLIADNSSTNGGIVSTADCCSIISNALDRNNHQLALSIFYAMRSTFHQVGETGPLVERWKWSRPNARVYTMLIQGLAASLRVSDALSVVKYICEVGVSPSEEVPFGKIVRCPSCQIAVAVAQPQQGIQIVSCAKCRYQYELVSGDIVSIQSEEISMDVAAWEKGLRFLKLMKQGIPSAVHSIVVQTPSGMARTHRFATETVDLPAQEGERVTVAVAAPSNVYRKLGPFKVSSRSPDLYPGEAMCITNHKDGRESRLVRAPRKDENSSLLKPSILFPLIALFATGDAASGLIDPSLPQFLSVAAVSSLAVGSALNSFVLPKFNQLPQRSVEVTAIKQRLLSQYDMLQSRINDLKEAAEKEVWMLARMCQLENKISAVGEPSYRARISKVKRVRESLQNSLQGRIELIASYARISSMIEIEVEMETDVLAAGTTSDVDGFTDQIEQIMELENLEERWKMQAEANDEAERLLSSQPVPLDEV